AGTTCACCGCGGTGAGCCGGCGCACACGCCGCCAGACGAGCCTGCTCTCGTCGCTCAACGGACGAATGCTGGAGCTGCAACTGGCAGCGTTCTTCATGCACTCGTTCGGTATGCGCCTGGACTACGCGATGGAGCGTTGACCGGCTTGCGACTCGCCAGTCGTCGGATCGGTCGGCGCCGGACATGCCGTTCCATCGGAGCAGCCCTGCCAGGAATGATTTATGGCAACGCCGGGACTGCGGGAACCGCTATCATTGGCGGCCTGTGCGCCGTTTCGTGCGTGTTTCCCGTCGTAGTTCCGCCATGAATGAATTCCTCGTCCACTTCCAGGACGGTCATTGCCTGGGCAAGACCGTGCTGCGCTCGTTCTCTCGCCAGATGACTCTCTCGGAAGCCCGCGTGCGTCTGCAAGCCTGCTATCCGCTGCGTGTCCCGCACCTGCTGAACATCCTGCATCTCACGCCGATGCTGCCGGGGCGCTAGGGCTCCCGTCGCGCGGCTACGAAAAGCGCCCGGCATCCGTTACGCTCTGGGACCATTCCGCCAAGAGCCGCCCACATGCCCGCCCCTGCCTGCCCCCACCTGATCGGCGATATCGTCGAACTCCAGCCCCTGCGCGCCGAGCACGCCCCCGCGTTGCTCGCGGCCGCTGCCGATGGCCGACTGTGGGAGCTGAAGGTAACGGTGGTTCCGGGGCCGGAGACGGTGGCCGGCTACATCGACAAGGCCCTGGCCGGCCTGCAGGAGGGCAGCGTGATGCCCTTCGCCATCCTCGACCGGCGCAACGCAAGCATCGTCGGCAGCACGCGCTTCTGGAAGATCGACCGGGCCAACCGCAAGCTGGAGATCGGCCATACCTGGCTGGCGCAGTCGGCGCAACGCACGCCGATCAACACCGAAGCCAAGCTCCTGCTGCTGACTTACGCCTTCGAGCAGATGGGCTGCGTACGCGTGCAGTTCACCACCGACGAGCTGAACGAGAAGTCCCGCAAGGCGATCCTGCGCCTGGGCGCGGTGCAGGAAGGCATCGTCCGCCACGAGCGAATCATGCCCGACGGCCGCAAGCGCAACTCGGTGCGTTTCAGCATCATCGACAGCGAATGGCCGCAGGTGAAGGCCGGGCTGCTGGCGCGCCTCAGCCGGGCTCCACTCGTACCGCCTGCAACCGGCTGAACGCCGGCACCCGCGCACCACTGGCAACGCGCACGCCCGGCCCGAACACCACGCACGGCTCGACCACCACGTCGGCGGCCAGCTCGGTATCGGCGCTGAAGTACACCGACTGCGCATCGGCGAGCGTCACTCCGGCACGCATCGCCTGCTGCCTGCGACGGCGCTGGAATACCTGCTCGGCGGCATGCAGTTGCTCGCGGTCGTTGACGCCGAGGATGTCATCCTCCTCCACCTCCACGGCAGCCACCCGCAACCCGGCGCGATGGGCGAGTTCCACCGCGTCGGTCAGGTAGTACTCGCCCTGGGCGTTGGCGTTGCCGATACGCTCCAGCAGCCACAGGCAATGGTCGGCGCGCAGCCCCATCACGCCGCCGTTGCACAACCGCACCTGCAACTCTTGCGGCGTGCAGTCTTTCGCCTCGCGGATGGCCTGCAACTGGCCATCCTCCAGCAGCAAGCGCCCATAGCCACCGGGCGATTCGCTGGTGAAACCCGCCACCGCCACCGCGGCTCCGCCGCTCAGCGCCGCGCGCAACTTCGCCAGCGTCTCGCCGCTGACCAGCGGCGAATCGCCGAACAGCACCAGTACGCAGCCCTGGCTGTGCTCCTCCAGCACTTCGCGGGCGGCCAGCAGCGCATGGGCTGTGCCGAGCCGTTCGCGCTGGACGAAACATCGCGCCTGCGGGGCGACCTGCGCCAGGTAGTCGCCCACCTGGGGCGAGTCCGGCCCGATCACCACCGCCAGCCGGTCGACTCCGGCGGTTTCGCAGGTCGCCAGCACATGCCCCAGCAGTGGCCGGTTACCAACGCAGTGCATCACTTTCGGCAGGGCCGAACGCATGCGCGTGCCCTGCCCGGCGGCGAGGATCACCGCCAGCGTGGAGACGTCCATGTAGCCTCCTCAGCCCTGGTAGAACACATCGTCGGCATACGGGTACCACCAGGAATGGATCTGCGGCTGGTGGTCGATGATCACCATCTTCGAGCGGCGGAAGGCGTCCAGGCCCTGGCGGCCCAGCTCGCGGCCCAGGCCGGACATCTTCCAGCCACCGAACGGCAAGGCATCGTTGTCGATCAGCGGGTTGTTGACCCAGACCATGCCCGCTTCCAGCCGATCTGCCGCCTCCATCGCCTCGGCCAGGTCGGTGGTGAACAGCGAAGCGCCCAGGCCGAAGGGCGAGTCGTTGGCCAGGCGCACGGCTTCGTCGAAGTCCTTCACCTTGCAGATGGCCGCCACCGGCCCGAAGCACTCTTCGTGGAAGATCGCCATCTCCGCCGTCACGTCGGTGAGGATGGTCGGCTCGTAGTACCACCCGACCGGCAGATGCGCGGGAATGCGCCCGCCGCAGACCAGCGTGGCCCCCTTGGCCAGGGCGTCGTCCACCAGGCGCATTACCTTGGCGCGGGCCGCCTCGCTGACCATCGGGCCGATCTCGGAACGCTCCAGGCCGTGGCCGATGCGCAGCGCGCGGGTGCGTTCGGCGAAGCGTGCGACGAACTCGTCATGGATATCCTCGACCACGAAGAATCGCTCCGCCGAGGTACAGATCTGCCCGCTCAGATGAAAGGCCGCGGTCACCGCGCCGGCCGCCGCAACCTCCAGCGGCGCATGGCGCGAGATGATCATCGGGTCGCTGCCGCCCGCCTCGATCACCGCTGGCTTCATGCGTTCGGCACAGGCCACCGCCACTGCCTTGCCGGCGGCCACGCTACCGGTGAAGGCCACGGCATGGGTGCGCTGCGACTGAACCAGGCACTGCGCCGTGCTGGCATCGCCCGGCACGCAACTGACCATGCCGGCAGGCAGAACCTTGAAGTGCTCCATGAACTTCAGCGAGCACAGCGTGGTGCTTTCCGCCGGCTTGACGATACAGGCGTTGCCCGCCGCCAGCGACGCGGCCAGGGTCCAGCACATCAGCAGGATCGGGAAGTTGAACGGCATGATGTGCACGCTGACACCGCAGGGTTCGTAGCGCACATGCTGGAACGAGCCAAGCTGTGTGGTCCCGGCCACCTTCCCGGCTTCATCGCGGGCCATCTCGGCGTAGTAGCGGAAGATCGGCGCACAGTTGGCCAGCTCGCCCATCGCCTCGGGGAATGGCTTGCCCATTTCCAGGGTCATCAGCCGCGCGACTTCGCGCTGGGTGGCCTGGTCGGTCTCGATGGCGTTGGCCAACTGATGCAGGATCGCCGCGCGGCTCTTGGCATCGACGCGCTTCCACTCGCGCTGGGCTGCGTTGGCGGCATCGATGGCGGCGTCCACATCCTCGGCATCGCACAGGGCAATACGGCCGACCCGGGTGAGGTCGGCGGGGTTGATGATGTCGCGCTGGCGACGGGTCAACGCGCCCTGGTAGTGCGGGCCGATGTAACGCAGGGCCGAATCGGTCTGGAATGCGATGGTCATGGTGTGCTCCGCAAGGGTCAGTAGGTGGCCAGGCGCTGGACGAGGGTTTCGCCGGTCAGCGGCTGGCGCCAGGATGGAAGTTCGGCATCGAGCAGGTCGCGCAGCCGGGCCAGGCGCTGGTCCTCCAGCGCGCGCCGGAACAGGCCGAGCACGCGCGGCAGGTGCGCCAGATAGCCGGTCTTGCCGTCGCGCCGCGCCAGCCGCACGAAGATGCCCAGCACCTTGGCATGGCGCTGGGCGGCCAGCACCCGGTAGTCGGCCATGAAACGGCGGCGGTCCAGCTCGGGGCGCAGGTTCAGGTAGTGATCCAGCAGGGCCGCCCGCAGCGCCTCGGGCACATCGCGGCGGGCGTCCTCCAGCAGGGACATCAGGTCATAGGCCGGCGACCCGCAGAGGGCGTCCTGGAAATCCAGCAGCCCGCAGGCGGCAACGCCTTCGCGGCCTTCCAGCAACATCAGGTTGTCGACGTGGTAGTCGCGCAGCACCAGCACCTCGCGGCACATGGCGACATCACGGCAGGCCGCGGCGAAGGTGTCGAGGTAGGCATCGCGCAATTGCGCCGCACCTCGAGCACCGATCAGCAGCGGCGCATACCAGTCGATGAACAGCGCGGCCTCGTCGGCCAGGCGCTGGGCATCGTAGGCGTGCGTGCCCTCCGCGGCCTGCGGGCCGGCCCGGTGCAGGCGCAGCAAGGCATCCACGGCGAGACGGTACAGCCCCGCCTCGTCGTGGCCCGCCGCAAGCAGCCGGGTATAGGTGGCCTGGCCGAAATCCTCCACCAGCGCCAGGCCCAGTTCGCCGTCGGCAGCCAGCACCCTCGGCGCCGACAATCCGCAGCCGCGCAACGACTGCGCCACCTGCAGATATGGCGCCAACGGCTCGGCGCCGGGTGGCGAGTCCATCAGCAACAGGCCCTTGCCGTCGAGGCGGAAGTAACGGCGCATCGAAGCGTCCGCCGGCAGCGCGGTGATGGCCGCGCCGGACAGGCCGCTGCTTTCGAGGAAGGTCTCGCGGGCGGCGGCGCGGGTGGTTTCGCAAGGCAGGCTCATGGCATCACCGGATCATGTAGACCTTCTTGATGGTCTCGTGCACGGTGCACACGCCCTTCCAGTCCTTGGGAAAGAAGGCCGCAGTGTCCGGCTCGATCTCGATCACCTCGCCGGACTCATGCACATAGGTGCAGCGGCCTTCGAGGAAGTGGCAGAACTCGTCGCTGGTCACGTGGCAGAACCACTTGCCCGGCGTGCAGTGCCAGATGCCGCACTCGGACTGGCCTTCCGGCCCCTTGTGCAGGACCACGCCGCTGATGTGAGACTCGCCTTCGAGCATGGTCGGGATCACGCCCCAGTCCTTGAGTTCGGTGACTTGCAGCGGGCGGTAGATAACGGGGGTCTTCATCGTTCACTCCTGATGAGTCGAATCATGTAGGGCGCATAACCGCTTGCGGTTATCCGCCGGTGGGATCGGGTGGAACTCGATGGCGGATAACGCTTGTGGCGTTATGCGCCCTACGATCGAATTTCGAGCCGGGCGTAGGGCGAATAACCGCTTGCGGTTATCCGCCGATGGAATCGGAAATCACGCCAACATGTAGAGATTGCGTATCGTGCTGTGCACCGTGCATTCGCCGGTCCAGCCGGCGGGGAACAGCACCAGGGTGTCGGGCTCCACTTCGATCACCTCGCCGTCATCCGAGCGGTAGGTCGCGCGGCCGGACACGAAGTGGCACAGCTCGTCTCGCGGGATCGACAGCCGCCAACGGCCAGGCGTACAGACCCACAGTCCGCTCTCCGGGCTGTTGTTCGGCCCCTTGAACAGCAGGCGGCCGCTGGAGTGCGACACCCCCTCCAGGGCGTCGGACTGCACGCCCCAGTCCACCAGTTCGTCGTAGTCACGGGCGCCGCGGATGTGCGGCGCCGTCGAGGCGGCGTTGAACTCAGGCATGCTTCACCGCCTTGCCCTGGACGAGCTGGTCGAGGATGCGCGCGGCGTCTTCCGGGCCCTTGCGCGAGCGCATGTAGTCGCTCGTGCGGCGCAGGCGTTCGCCCATCAGCGAATCGCCCAGCAGTTGGCCGATGTTGCGTGCGAGGTCCTCCTCGCTCCAGTCGTAGCGGTCCATGCGCAGGCCGTGGCCGCTTTCCTGGGCGCGCATGGCGTTGTCGTGGCCGTCCCAGACGTAGGGCATGACGATGGCCGGCTTGCCGAAGTACAGGCACTCGGTGAAGCTGTTGTTGCCGCCGTGGTGGATCACCGCATCGACCTGGGCGATCACCGAGGGCTGCGGGTACCAGTTGGAGACGATCACGTTGTCCGGCAGGTCGGTGTACTTCTCCAGGTGCTCGCCAACATTGAACAGCGCGCGGTACGGCAGCTTGCCGATGGCCCGCACCAGGCGCTGCAACAGCTCCACGTCGCCGGAGCCGAGGCTGCCGAAGCTCACGTACAGCAGCGGCTTGTCGTTGTGTGCCTTGAACTGCGGAATCTCGTAGGGCTTGTCGGTGCGCACGCAGCCCTGCAGGTAATGGAACTGCCGGGCCGGCAGCGGATGGCGGCGCTCGAACTTCACCGGGTCGGGGTAGAGCAGCAGGTTCATGTACGGCGAC
The Pseudomonas triclosanedens DNA segment above includes these coding regions:
- a CDS encoding GNAT family N-acetyltransferase, with amino-acid sequence MPAPACPHLIGDIVELQPLRAEHAPALLAAAADGRLWELKVTVVPGPETVAGYIDKALAGLQEGSVMPFAILDRRNASIVGSTRFWKIDRANRKLEIGHTWLAQSAQRTPINTEAKLLLLTYAFEQMGCVRVQFTTDELNEKSRKAILRLGAVQEGIVRHERIMPDGRKRNSVRFSIIDSEWPQVKAGLLARLSRAPLVPPATG
- a CDS encoding NTP transferase domain-containing protein: MDVSTLAVILAAGQGTRMRSALPKVMHCVGNRPLLGHVLATCETAGVDRLAVVIGPDSPQVGDYLAQVAPQARCFVQRERLGTAHALLAAREVLEEHSQGCVLVLFGDSPLVSGETLAKLRAALSGGAAVAVAGFTSESPGGYGRLLLEDGQLQAIREAKDCTPQELQVRLCNGGVMGLRADHCLWLLERIGNANAQGEYYLTDAVELAHRAGLRVAAVEVEEDDILGVNDREQLHAAEQVFQRRRRQQAMRAGVTLADAQSVYFSADTELAADVVVEPCVVFGPGVRVASGARVPAFSRLQAVRVEPG
- a CDS encoding aminoglycoside phosphotransferase family protein; translation: MSLPCETTRAAARETFLESSGLSGAAITALPADASMRRYFRLDGKGLLLMDSPPGAEPLAPYLQVAQSLRGCGLSAPRVLAADGELGLALVEDFGQATYTRLLAAGHDEAGLYRLAVDALLRLHRAGPQAAEGTHAYDAQRLADEAALFIDWYAPLLIGARGAAQLRDAYLDTFAAACRDVAMCREVLVLRDYHVDNLMLLEGREGVAACGLLDFQDALCGSPAYDLMSLLEDARRDVPEALRAALLDHYLNLRPELDRRRFMADYRVLAAQRHAKVLGIFVRLARRDGKTGYLAHLPRVLGLFRRALEDQRLARLRDLLDAELPSWRQPLTGETLVQRLATY
- a CDS encoding cupin domain-containing protein, which gives rise to MKTPVIYRPLQVTELKDWGVIPTMLEGESHISGVVLHKGPEGQSECGIWHCTPGKWFCHVTSDEFCHFLEGRCTYVHESGEVIEIEPDTAAFFPKDWKGVCTVHETIKKVYMIR
- a CDS encoding cupin domain-containing protein, which translates into the protein MPEFNAASTAPHIRGARDYDELVDWGVQSDALEGVSHSSGRLLFKGPNNSPESGLWVCTPGRWRLSIPRDELCHFVSGRATYRSDDGEVIEVEPDTLVLFPAGWTGECTVHSTIRNLYMLA
- a CDS encoding glycosyltransferase, which translates into the protein MSERKVIAFFPEAAYGPALNSVGIAQACEALGHKAVFLTDPGMTGVYSAYGFEEHYVNMSEPMPAEEMARYWSDFINGHIPNFRKAPIDQLDNYVKECWQAIVETSKWAQKELPAILDRIKPDLICVDNVILFPAIKHYGKPWVRIISCSENEVHDPDIPPYLSGMSVDDKEGHARFRKRFEEVIAPIHANFNDFLAQCGERPYPLGVFFEESPYMNLLLYPDPVKFERRHPLPARQFHYLQGCVRTDKPYEIPQFKAHNDKPLLYVSFGSLGSGDVELLQRLVRAIGKLPYRALFNVGEHLEKYTDLPDNVIVSNWYPQPSVIAQVDAVIHHGGNNSFTECLYFGKPAIVMPYVWDGHDNAMRAQESGHGLRMDRYDWSEEDLARNIGQLLGDSLMGERLRRTSDYMRSRKGPEDAARILDQLVQGKAVKHA
- a CDS encoding aldehyde dehydrogenase family protein, translating into MTIAFQTDSALRYIGPHYQGALTRRQRDIINPADLTRVGRIALCDAEDVDAAIDAANAAQREWKRVDAKSRAAILHQLANAIETDQATQREVARLMTLEMGKPFPEAMGELANCAPIFRYYAEMARDEAGKVAGTTQLGSFQHVRYEPCGVSVHIMPFNFPILLMCWTLAASLAAGNACIVKPAESTTLCSLKFMEHFKVLPAGMVSCVPGDASTAQCLVQSQRTHAVAFTGSVAAGKAVAVACAERMKPAVIEAGGSDPMIISRHAPLEVAAAGAVTAAFHLSGQICTSAERFFVVEDIHDEFVARFAERTRALRIGHGLERSEIGPMVSEAARAKVMRLVDDALAKGATLVCGGRIPAHLPVGWYYEPTILTDVTAEMAIFHEECFGPVAAICKVKDFDEAVRLANDSPFGLGASLFTTDLAEAMEAADRLEAGMVWVNNPLIDNDALPFGGWKMSGLGRELGRQGLDAFRRSKMVIIDHQPQIHSWWYPYADDVFYQG